From a region of the Gossypium raimondii isolate GPD5lz chromosome 10, ASM2569854v1, whole genome shotgun sequence genome:
- the LOC105776635 gene encoding glyceraldehyde-3-phosphate dehydrogenase A, chloroplastic isoform X2 codes for MAVRTPHLMSLPSMTLVVLSRLLTFSNMIPPLASSLPMSSLLALMASLLMARLSRLFLTATLPTSHGGKDLGIDLVIEGTGVFVDREGAGKHIQAGAKKVLITAPGKGDIPTYVVGVNADTYNPDEPIISNASCTTNCLAPFVKVLDQKFGIIKGTMTTTHSYTGDQRLLDASHRDLRRARAAALNIVPTSTGAAKAVALVLPTLKGKLNGIALRVPTPNVSVVDLVVQVSKKTFAEEVNAAFKESAEKELQGILSVCEEPLVSVDFRCSDVSSTVDASLTMVMGDDMVKVIAWYDNEWGYSQRVVDLADIVANSWK; via the exons ATGGCCGTAAGGACTCCCCACTTGATGTCATTGCCATCAATGACACTGGTGGTGTTAAGCAGGCTTCTCACCTTCTCAAATATGATTCCACCCTTGGCATCTTCGCTGCCGATGTCAAGCCTGTTGGCACTGATGGCATCTCTGTTGATGGCAAGGTTATCAAGGTTGTTTCTGACCGCAACCCTTCCAACCTCCCATGGGGGTAA GGACCTAGGAATAGATCTAGTCATCGAGGGAACCGGTGTGTTTGTCGATAGAGAAGGTGCAGGTAAGCACATTCAAGCAGGAGCCAAGAAAGTGCTGATTACTGCCCCAGGTAAGGGTGACATCCCCACCTATGTTGTTGGAGTGAATGCTGACACCTACAACCCAGATGAGCCTATCATCAGCAATGCTTCTTGCACCACCAATTGCCTTGCTCCTTTCGTCAAGGTTCTGGACCAGAAGTTTG GTATCATCAAGGGCACCATGACTACCACTCACTCGTACACCGGTGACCAGAGGCTACTTGATGCTAGCCACCGAGACCTCAGGCGTGCTAGAGCCGCAGCTCTCAACATCGTCCCGACTTCAACTGGTGCGGCAAAGGCCGTGGCCCTTGTACTCCCTACTCTCAAAGGCAAACTTAACGGCATCGCATTGCGTGTACCAACACCAAATGTGTCGGTGGTGGACCTAGTGGTCCAGGTTTCAAAGAAGACGTTTGCTGAAGAGGTGAACGCTGCTTTCAAAGAGAGTGCAGAGAAAGAGCTACAGGGTATACTTTCAGTGTGTGAAGAACCCCTCGTTTCAGTGGACTTCAGGTGCTCTGATGTGTCCTCCACCGTTGATGCATCACTCACCATGGTCATGGGAGATGACATGGTTAAGGTGATTGCTTGGTATGACAATGAGTGGGGCTACTCTCAAAGGGTTGTGGATTTGGCTGACATTGTTGCCAATAGCTGGAAGTGA
- the LOC105776690 gene encoding plasma membrane ATPase 4, with the protein MAETSVGLEDIKNETIDLERIPVHEVFQKLKCTRDGLSSEEGQKRLHIFGPNKLEEKQESKVLKFLGFMWNPLSWVMEIAAIMAIALANGGGKPPDWQDFIGIVALLFINSTISFIEENNAGNAAAALMAGLAPKTKVLRDGKWSEQEAATLVPGDIISIKLGDIVPADARLLEGDPLKIDQSALTGESLPVNKNAGDEVFSGSTVKQGELEAVVIATGVHTFFGKAAHLVDSTNNVGHFQQVLTAIGNFCICSIGVGMLIEIVVMYPIQQRRYRDGIDNLLVLLIGGIPIAMPTVLSVTMAIGSHRLSQQGAITKRMTAIEEMAGMDVLCSDKTGTLTLNKLTVDKSLVEVFTNDVDKDMVILLAARASRVENQDAIDACIVGMLGDPKEARAGITEVHFFPFNPVDKRTAMTYIEADGSWHRVSKGAPEQIIDLCNLRDDVKRRTHDIIANFADRGLRSLAVARQTVKEKNKDAQGEAWEFVGILPLFDPPRHDSAETIRRALNLGVNVKMITGDQLAIGKETGRRLGMGTNMYPSSALLGQNKGDTIDTVGVDELIEKADGFAGVFPEHKYEIVKRLQQRNHICGMTGDGVNDAPALKKADIGIAVDDATDAARGASDIVLTEPGLSVIVSAVLTSRAIFQRMKNYTIYAVSITIRIVLGFMLLALIWKFDFSPFMVLIIAILNDGTIMTISKDRVKPSPMPDSWKLKEIFAMGIVLGTYLACMTVVFFWAANDSNFFQDKFGVRSIRHNQDELTAAIYLQVSIVSQALIFVTRSRSWSFIERPGLLLVVAFILAQLIATLLAVYANWGFARIKGIGWGWAGVIWLYSLVFYVPLDVLKFLIRYSLSGKAWDNLLQNKTAFTTKKDYGKGEREAQWAMAQRTLHGLTPPEMTQLYNEETNYRELSEIAEQARKRAEVARLRELHTLKGHVESVVKLKGLDIDTIQQHYTV; encoded by the exons atgGCGGAAACCAGCGTCGGCTTGGAAGATATCAAGAATGAGACCATCGACCTT GAGAGAATTCCTGTCCATGAAGTGTTTCAAAAGTTGAAATGCACCAGAGATGGCTTATCAAGTGAGGAAGGCCAAAAAAGGCTGCATATCTTTGGTCCTAACAAGCTTGAAGAGAAACAG GAAAGCAAGGTTTTGAAGTTCTTGGGATTTATGTGGAATCCTCTGTCATGGGTGATGGAGATTGCAGCTATTATGGCCATTGCTTTGGCTAATGGAGGA GGCAAGCCCCCAGACTGGCAAGACTTCATTGGTATTGTGGCATTGCTCTTTATCAATTCAACTATTAGCTTCATTGAAGAAAACAATGCAGGCAATGCTGCTGCAGCACTTATGGCTGGTCTTGCCCCCAAAACAAAG GTCCTAAGAGATGGAAAGTGGAGCGAGCAAGAAGCTGCGACACTGGTACCAGGAGACATCATCAGCATTAAGTTGGGAGATATTGTCCCGGCAGATGCACGTCTCCTTGAAGGTGATCCACTCAAGATTGATCAGTCCGCCCTTACCGGTGAGTCTTTGCCTGTAAACAAGAATGCAGGGGATGAGGTATTCTCTGGTTCTACCGTCAAGCAAGGGGAGTTAGAGGCTGTTGTTATTGCCACCGGCGTGCACACTTTCTTCGGAAAAGCTGCTCACCTTGTTGATAGCACCAACAACGTAGGGCACTTCCAGCAG GTGTTGACAGCAATTGGAAACTTCTGTATATGCTCAATTGGGGTAGGGATGCTTATTGAGATAGTGGTGATGTATCCAATCCAACAGCGCAGGTACAGAGACGGAATCGATAATCTGCTGGTGCTTCTCATTGGAGGAATTCCAATTGCCATGCCAACAGTTTTATCTGTGACAATGGCCATTGGATCTCACCGGCTTTCACAACAAGGAGCTATCACTAAGAGAATGACAGCTATTGAAGAAATGGCCGGAATGGATGTACTCTGCAGTGATAAGACTGGGACACTTACTCTCAACAAGCTTACTGTAGACAAGTCCTTAGTCGAG GTTTTCACAAACGATGTTGACAAGGACATGGTTATTCTACTAGCGGCAAGGGCTTCCAGGGTTGAGAATCAAGATGCTATTGATGCCTGTATTGTTGGAATGCTAGGTGATCCAAAAGAG GCCAGAGCAGGCATTACCGAGGTCCATTTCTTTCCGTTTAACCCAGTAGACAAGCGTACAGCCATGACATATATCGAGGCTGACGGTAGTTGGCATCGAGTCAGCAAAGGTGCTCCAGAGCAG ATTATTGATCTATGCAATCTCCGAGATGATGTGAAGAGGAGAACTCATGATATCATTGCTAACTTTGCAGATCGAGGGCTTCGCTCTCTTGCTGTGGCTAGACAA ActgtgaaagaaaaaaacaaggaTGCCCAAGGAGAAGCATGGGAATTTGTGGGTATACTGCCACTGTTCGATCCTCCAAGGCATGATAGTGCGGAGACAATTCGTCGGGCTCTAAATCTCGGTGTCAATGTCAAGATGATCACTGGTGATCAACTAGCCATTGGCAAAGAAACTGGTCGCAGGCTCGGTATGGGAACCAACATGTATCCATCATCTGCTCTCCTTGGCCAAAATAAGGGTGACACAATCGATACGGTCGGTGTTGATGAGCTTATTGAGAAGGCTGATGGCTTTGCAGGCGTTTTCCCTG AGCACAAATATGAGATTGTTAAGAGGCTACAGCAAAGGAATCATATTTGTGGCATGACTGGAGATGGTGTGAATGATGCACCAGCGCTTAAGAAGGCAGACATTGGAATTGCAGTGGATGATGCAACTGATGCAGCTCGTGGTGCATCAGATATAGTGCTAACAGAACCAGGACTTAGTGTCATTGTGAGTGCTGTTCTAACAAGCAGAGCCATATTTCAGAGAATGAAAAACTATACCATCTATGCCGTCTCCATTACTATCCGAATCGTGTTAGGGTTTATGCTCCTTGCTCTTATTTGGAAGTTCGATTTTTCGCCTTTCATGGTTTTGATCATTGCCATACTGAACGACGGAACCATTATGACCATTTCCAAGGACAGGGTTAAGCCATCTCCTATGCCTGACTCATGGAAGCTCAAGGAGATATTTGCCATGGGCATTGTCCTCGGTACCTACCTTGCTTGCATGACTGTTGTTTTCTTCTGGGCTGCTAACGATTCCAACTTCTTTCAG GACAAGTTTGGGGTAAGATCCATTAGGCACAATCAAGATGAACTTACAGCTGCTATCTACCTCCAAGTGAGCATAGTGAGTCAGGCACTCATTTTTGTCACTCGTTCTCGAAGTTGGTCTTTCATCGAACGTCCTGGTCTCCTCCTCGTGGTTGCCTTCATTTTGGCCCAACTC ATAGCTACACTTCTTGCTGTTTATGCAAACTGGGGCTTTGCCAGAATCAAAGGCATTGGCTGGGGTTGGGCTGGCGTTATCTGGCTCTACAGTCTAGTCTTCTACGTCCCACTTGACGTACTCAAGTTCTTGATTCGCTATTCTTTGAGTGGAAAGGCTTGGGATAATTTACTTCAAAACAAG ACTGCCTTCACAACAAAGAAGGATTATGGAAAAGGAGAGAGGGAGGCACAATGGGCAATGGCACAACGCACCCTTCATGGCTTGACACCACCTGAAATGACACAGCTCTACAACGAGGAGACCAACTATAGAGAACTGTCAGAGATTGCTGAACAAGCGAGGAAGCGTGCCGAAGTAGCAAGGTTGAGGGAACTTCATACACTCAAAGGGCACGTTGAATCTGTAGTTAAACTCAAAGGACTGGACATTGACACCATCCAACAGCACTACACTGTTTGA
- the LOC105778176 gene encoding chlorophyll a-b binding protein CP26, chloroplastic: MAPLAPSLAKSEMLGNPLNFSVWAKSSAPTPSSSDTFKTVALFSKKKAAPPPKSKVASVSPANEELAKWYGPDRRIFLPEGLLNRSEIPEYLTGEVPGDYGYDPFGLSKKPEDFAKYQAFELIHARWAMLGAAGFIIPEAFNKFGANCGPEAVWFKTGALLLDGNTLNYFGKNIPINLIAAVIAEIVLVGGAEYYRIINGLVYIYIYICLPLYYYYE; this comes from the exons ATGGCCCCATTAGCTCCTTCCCTCGCCAAATCTGAAATGCTAGGTAACCCTCTGAATTTCAGTGTTTGGGCCAAGTCATCAGCTCCCACACCCTCAAGCTCCGACACATTCAAGACCGTGGCTCTTTTCTCCAAGAAGAAGGCTGCACCTCCTCCCAAGTCCAAGGTTGCTTCTGTCTCCCCAGCCAATGAAGAGCTCGCTAAGTGGTACG GTCCCGACAGAAGGATTTTCTTGCCGGAAGGGCTGTTAAACAGATCAGAGATCCCTGAGTACTTGACTGGAGAAGTCCCCGGAGA cTATGGATACGATCCGTTTGGTCTGAGCAAGAAGCCAGAAGACTTTGCCAA ATATCAAGCATTTGAACTGATACATGCAAGGTGGGCGATGCTTGGTGCAGCTGGATTCATCATCCCAGAAGCCTTTAACAAATTTGGTGCCAACTGCGGCCCTGAAGCCGTTTGGTTCAAG ACAGGAGCTCTTCTCCTGGATGGTAACACCTTGAACTACTTCGGCAAGAATATCCCTATCAACCTTATTGCTGCTGTCATTGCGGAGATCGTTCTTGTTGGTGGAGCTGAATATTACAGAATCATTAATGGcttggtgtatatatatatatatatatgcctgCCTCTCTACTACTATTATGAATAG
- the LOC105778175 gene encoding pentatricopeptide repeat-containing protein At5g16860 encodes MLRSFSRANTKPEFLLQSKPRPSGGAITISLFSSAVAQNQASLTPITSTLLQKCNSLSQAKLIHQQLLVQGLYQDFTTRLVSAYLTHNAPSHSISILERLNPSTSVVFCWNTIIRRSLRLGFSHDVLSLFRGMLRLHCPPDHYTFPFVLKACGELPSFRSGAAVHAVVSTTGFDSNVFVCNALVAMYARCGELDDARQMFEEMHDKGICDIVSWNSIVAAYTQSRDAKNAVELFRIMMNDSEIHPDIVSLVNVLPACGSLGASLHGMQLHAFALRRGLFEDVFVGNALMDMYAKCRMIEQANKVFESMEVKDVVSWNAMVTGYSQAGRFEEALGLFEKMREEKIELDVVTWSAVIAGYAQKGHGYEALGVFRQMQLCGSKPNVVTLVSVLSGCASIAALLQGKETHCYAIKCVLNYDWNDPGEDLMVINGLIDMYAKCKSTNVARLMFDSVAPSDRNVVTWTVMIGGYAQHGEANDALKLFSEMLQEGNSMKPNTFTICCALMACAHLAALRFGKQIHAYILRNRYESVMLFMENCLIDMYSKSGDIHAARVVFDNMQHRNSVSWTSLLTGYGMHGYGEEAIKVLDDMRAAGFVPDGITFLVLLYVCSHSGMVDQGIRFFESMHTEYSVTPELDHYACMVDLLGRAGRFGQALELVHSMPMEPAAIVWIALLSGCRIHGNVELGEYAAAQLQELGSENDGSYTLLSNIYANARRWRDVARVRSLMKYSGVKKRPGCSWVQGKKGTATFYVGDRSHPQFEQIYKLLADLIQRIKAIGFVPETNCALHDVDDEEKGDLLFEHSEKLALAYGILVSTPGVPIHITKNLRVCSDCHNAFTYISMIIDIEIILRDSSRFHHFKSGSCSCRGYW; translated from the coding sequence ATGCTCCGCTCCTTTTCCCGCGCCAACACCAAACCTGAGTTTCTTCTGCAATCCAAACCCAGACCCAGTGGCGGCGCTATTACCATTTCCCTCTTCTCGTCAGCCGTTGCTCAAAATCAAGCCTCACTCACCCCCATCACCTCAACACTCCTCCAAAAATGCAACTCTCTTTCCCAAGCCAAACTCATACATCAACAACTCCTTGTCCAGGGTCTCTACCAAGATTTCACTACCCGTCTCGTTTCCGCTTACCTCACCCACAATGCCCCTTCTCATTCCATCTCCATTCTCGAACGCTTAAACCCTTCTACCTCTGTGGTCTTCTGCTGGAACACTATTATTCGACGCTCCCTTCGCCTCGGCTTTTCCCATGACGTTCTTTCTCTCTTCCGCGGGATGCTAAGGCTCCACTGTCCTCCTGACCATTACACCTTCCCTTTTGTCCTCAAAGCCTGCGGCGAGCTTCCCTCCTTCCGCAGTGGCGCAGCTGTTCATGCTGTTGTCTCCACCACTGGATTTGACTCTAATGTCTTTGTTTGTAATGCGCTGGTGGCAATGTATGCTCGTTGCGGTGAGTTGGACGATGCGCGGCAGATGTTCGAGGAAATGCATGACAAAGGGATTTGTGATATCGTCTCCTGGAATTCTATTGTTGCTGCTTATACGCAAAGCAGGGATGCAAAGAATGCGGTGGAGTTGTTCCGAATAATGATGAATGACTCCGAAATCCACCCAGATATCGTCAGCCTTGTCAATGTGCTACCGGCTTGTGGATCTCTAGGCGCGTCTTTACATGGTATGCAACTGCATGCTTTTGCATTGAGGAGAGGTTTATTTGAGGATGTTTTTGTTGGCAATGCTTTGATGGATATGTATGCAAAATGTAGGATGATAGAGCAGGCAAATAAGGTTTTCGAAAGTATGGAGGTCAaggatgttgtttcttggaatgcAATGGTTACTGGGTATTCTCAGGCTGGTAGGTTTGAGGAGGCTCTGGGTTTGTTTGAGAAGATGAGAGAGGAGAAAATTGAGTTGGATGTTGTGACTTGGAGTGCTGTGATTGCAGGCTATGCTCAAAAGGGTCATGGTTATGAAGCATTGGGGGTATTTAGGCAAATGCAACTTTGTGGTTCTAAACCCAATGTCGTTACGCTTGTGTCCGTTCTTTCAGGCTGTGCTTCTATTGCAGCATTACTTCAGGGGAAGGAAACTCACTGTTATGCAATCAAATGTGTTTTGAACTACGATTGGAATGATCCAGGAGAAGATCTCATGGTgattaatggtctaattgacATGTATGCTAAGTGCAAAAGTACAAATGTAGCTCGTTTAATGTTTGATTCAGTTGCACCAAGTGATAGGAATGTTGTGACTTGGACTGTCATGATTGGTGGATATGCACAGCATGGAGAAGCAAATGATGCACTGAAGCTCTTCTCTGAAATGCTTCAAGAAGGTAACTCTATGAAGCCAAATACTTTTACCATATGTTGTGCCTTGATGGCTTGTGCTCATCTGGCAGCACTAAGGTTTGGTAAGCAGATCCATGCTTACATATTACGCAATCGTTACGAATCTGTAATGTTGTTTATGGAAAATTGTCTCATAGATATGTATTCCAAATCCGGTGATATACATGCTGCTAGGGTTGTGTTTGACAATATGCAGCACAGgaattcagtttcttggacgtCGTTACTAACTGGTTATGGTATGCATGGCTATGGAGAAGAAGCTATCAAGGTTTTGGATGATATGAGAGCAGCAGGTTTTGTTCCTGACGGTATTACCTTTCTTGTTTTACTCTATGTCTGCAGCCATTCAGGTATGGTTGACCAGGGAATCAGATTCTTTGAAAGCATGCATACTGAGTACAGTGTCACCCCTGAATTGGATCATTATGCTTGCATGGTTGATCTCTTAGGCCGTGCTGGTCGGTTTGGGCAAGCTCTGGAACTTGTTCACAGCATGCCCATGGAGCCAGCCGCAATTGTATGGATTGCATTACTTAGTGGTTGTAGGATCCATGGAAATGTGGAACTTGGGGAATATGCTGCAGCCCAGCTTCAGGAATTGGGTTCAGAGAATGATGGGTCATATACATTGCTTTCAAACATATATGCTAATGCAAGGCGTTGGAGAGATGTGGCCAGGGTCCGATCTTTGATGAAATATTCAGGGGTCAAAAAGAGACCAGGTTGCAGCTGGGTCCAAGGAAAGAAAGGCACTGCAACCTTCTATGTGGGTGACAGGTCTCATCCACAATTTGAACAAATATACAAACTTCTTGCTGACTTAATTCAACGCATCAAGGCAATTGGGTTTGTTCCCGAGACAAACTGTGCACTTCATGATGTGGATGATGAAGAGAAAGGTGATCTTCTTTTTGAACATAGTGAGAAGTTAGCTCTAGCCTACGGCATTTTAGTCTCTACTCCTGGGGTGCCTATCCATATCACTAAGAACTTGCGTGTCTGCAGTGATTGCCATAATGCCTTTACTTACATATCCATGATCATTGATATTGAAATCATATTAAGGGATTCAAGTCGCTTCCATCATTTCAAGAGTGGATCTTGCTCCTGCAGAGGCTACTGGTGA
- the LOC105776635 gene encoding glyceraldehyde-3-phosphate dehydrogenase A, chloroplastic isoform X1, translating to MASATVSVAKPNLQIQAKGKGVGFADFSGLHNSSTSLPFARKTSDDFHSLVAFQTSALGSNNGGYRKGMAEAKLKVAINGFGRIGRNFLRCWHGRKDSPLDVIAINDTGGVKQASHLLKYDSTLGIFAADVKPVGTDGISVDGKVIKVVSDRNPSNLPWGDLGIDLVIEGTGVFVDREGAGKHIQAGAKKVLITAPGKGDIPTYVVGVNADTYNPDEPIISNASCTTNCLAPFVKVLDQKFGIIKGTMTTTHSYTGDQRLLDASHRDLRRARAAALNIVPTSTGAAKAVALVLPTLKGKLNGIALRVPTPNVSVVDLVVQVSKKTFAEEVNAAFKESAEKELQGILSVCEEPLVSVDFRCSDVSSTVDASLTMVMGDDMVKVIAWYDNEWGYSQRVVDLADIVANSWK from the exons ATGGCTTCGGCTACTGTTTCTGTAGCCAAACCCAACCTTCAGATTCAG gCAAAAGGAAAGGGTGTTGGTTTTGCAGATTTCTCAGGCCTACACAACTCCTCTACTAGCCTTCCCTTTGCCAGGAAAACCTCTGATGACTTCCATTCACTCGTTGCTTTTCAGACATCTGCT CTAGGAAGCAATAATGGCGGGTACAGGAAAGGGATGGCAGAGGCAAAGCTAAAGGTGGCTATAAATGGGTTTGGTAGGATTGGCAGGAATTTCTTAAGGTGCTGGCATGGCCGTAAGGACTCCCCACTTGATGTCATTGCCATCAATGACACTGGTGGTGTTAAGCAGGCTTCTCACCTTCTCAAATATGATTCCACCCTTGGCATCTTCGCTGCCGATGTCAAGCCTGTTGGCACTGATGGCATCTCTGTTGATGGCAAGGTTATCAAGGTTGTTTCTGACCGCAACCCTTCCAACCTCCCATGGGG GGACCTAGGAATAGATCTAGTCATCGAGGGAACCGGTGTGTTTGTCGATAGAGAAGGTGCAGGTAAGCACATTCAAGCAGGAGCCAAGAAAGTGCTGATTACTGCCCCAGGTAAGGGTGACATCCCCACCTATGTTGTTGGAGTGAATGCTGACACCTACAACCCAGATGAGCCTATCATCAGCAATGCTTCTTGCACCACCAATTGCCTTGCTCCTTTCGTCAAGGTTCTGGACCAGAAGTTTG GTATCATCAAGGGCACCATGACTACCACTCACTCGTACACCGGTGACCAGAGGCTACTTGATGCTAGCCACCGAGACCTCAGGCGTGCTAGAGCCGCAGCTCTCAACATCGTCCCGACTTCAACTGGTGCGGCAAAGGCCGTGGCCCTTGTACTCCCTACTCTCAAAGGCAAACTTAACGGCATCGCATTGCGTGTACCAACACCAAATGTGTCGGTGGTGGACCTAGTGGTCCAGGTTTCAAAGAAGACGTTTGCTGAAGAGGTGAACGCTGCTTTCAAAGAGAGTGCAGAGAAAGAGCTACAGGGTATACTTTCAGTGTGTGAAGAACCCCTCGTTTCAGTGGACTTCAGGTGCTCTGATGTGTCCTCCACCGTTGATGCATCACTCACCATGGTCATGGGAGATGACATGGTTAAGGTGATTGCTTGGTATGACAATGAGTGGGGCTACTCTCAAAGGGTTGTGGATTTGGCTGACATTGTTGCCAATAGCTGGAAGTGA